Proteins encoded within one genomic window of Chlorobaculum sp. MV4-Y:
- a CDS encoding c-type cytochrome has translation MKHSKKTLGIALAVSIGVLATATLPATASAAVDGKVVFDKNCSVCHSIAPPPKSAPPILPISARYHQRFSSRAEGIKYMADFIKSPSKKKVLADQQAITRFGLMPPIQLSAAELNAVAAWVWNQNSGGNWRPGRGAGQGNCYQR, from the coding sequence ATGAAGCACTCAAAAAAAACTCTCGGTATCGCCCTTGCCGTCAGCATTGGCGTACTGGCAACTGCAACACTTCCGGCCACCGCTTCGGCGGCTGTGGACGGCAAGGTTGTCTTTGACAAGAATTGCAGCGTTTGCCACTCGATCGCCCCACCGCCAAAATCGGCTCCCCCCATTCTGCCCATCTCCGCCCGCTACCATCAGCGTTTTTCATCGCGCGCCGAAGGCATCAAATACATGGCTGACTTCATAAAGTCACCGTCAAAAAAGAAAGTGCTTGCCGACCAGCAGGCAATTACGCGTTTCGGCCTCATGCCGCCAATACAGCTCAGTGCCGCAGAGCTGAACGCCGTGGCCGCGTGGGTTTGGAATCAGAACTCCGGCGGCAACTGGAGACCAGGCCGTGGCGCAGGACAAGGGAACTGTTACCAGCGCTGA
- the mutL gene encoding DNA mismatch repair endonuclease MutL, giving the protein MASIARLPDIVANKISAGEVVQRPASAVKELIENSIDSGASRITVIIKDAGRQLVQIIDNGCGMESDDVLLSVERFATSKISEVDDLDALRTLGFRGEALASISSVSHFELKTRKAGNPLGTLLKSDGGVIETPQPAQCEPGTSIAVRNLFFNVPARRKFLKSNATEFKHIHETVKAFVLSYPEIEWRMINDDEELFHLRTPDVRERLSHFYGEGFGESLIEVTEENDYMTISGYLGKPGMMVRQKYDQYFFINRRLIQNRMLVQAVQQAYGELLEERQSPFALLFLGLDPALVDVNVHPAKLEVRFEDEKSIRSMVYPVVKRAIRTADFSPEASLSMPYASAGQGEPGLPEAPSRKLSYSSFSGKTSTTGDLYRNYREGAFSAPVAVPPPLFDCSPETSPFAGTGPALMVQESLLTPSADEPAIADEQNPVAPEKEPKIWQLHNKYIICQIKTGLMIIDQHVAHERVLYERAIDVMNEAAPNSQQLLFPQKIDLKPWQYEVFEEISDELYRLGFNIRPFGGMSVMIEGVPPDVRDGAEATILQDMIAEYQENAAKLKLEKRDNLAKSYSCRNAIMTGQKLGVEEMRMLIDRLFATRMPYVCPHGRPVIIRLSLGELDRMFGRT; this is encoded by the coding sequence ATGGCTTCCATTGCAAGACTTCCCGATATTGTCGCTAATAAAATCTCCGCTGGCGAGGTGGTGCAGCGCCCGGCCTCGGCGGTCAAGGAGCTGATCGAGAACTCCATCGACTCCGGCGCGAGCCGCATCACCGTCATTATAAAAGATGCCGGTCGGCAGCTCGTGCAGATCATCGACAATGGCTGCGGCATGGAGAGCGACGACGTGCTGCTCAGCGTGGAGCGCTTCGCCACCAGCAAGATTTCTGAGGTTGACGACCTCGATGCGCTCCGCACGCTCGGTTTTCGCGGCGAGGCGCTGGCGAGCATCTCCTCGGTCTCGCACTTCGAGCTGAAGACCCGCAAGGCGGGCAATCCGCTTGGCACGTTGCTCAAAAGCGACGGCGGAGTTATCGAAACTCCCCAGCCCGCGCAGTGTGAACCCGGCACCTCCATTGCTGTCCGGAACCTCTTTTTCAACGTGCCCGCCCGCCGCAAGTTCCTCAAATCCAACGCCACCGAGTTCAAACACATCCATGAGACGGTCAAGGCGTTCGTGCTCTCCTATCCCGAGATCGAGTGGCGCATGATCAACGACGACGAGGAGCTGTTCCACCTCCGCACGCCCGACGTGCGGGAGCGGCTGAGTCACTTTTACGGCGAGGGATTCGGCGAGAGCCTCATCGAGGTGACCGAGGAGAACGACTACATGACCATCAGCGGCTATCTCGGCAAGCCGGGAATGATGGTGCGCCAGAAATATGACCAGTACTTTTTCATCAACCGCCGCCTGATCCAGAACAGGATGCTCGTGCAGGCGGTGCAGCAGGCTTACGGCGAGTTGCTCGAAGAGCGGCAGTCTCCTTTTGCGCTGCTCTTTCTTGGTCTCGACCCGGCGCTGGTGGATGTGAACGTCCATCCGGCAAAACTCGAAGTGCGCTTCGAGGATGAAAAAAGCATTCGGAGCATGGTCTATCCGGTGGTCAAGCGCGCCATCCGAACGGCTGATTTTTCACCCGAGGCGTCGCTTTCGATGCCATACGCGTCTGCCGGTCAGGGCGAACCGGGATTGCCGGAAGCTCCGTCGCGGAAGCTCTCGTACTCCTCGTTTTCTGGAAAAACCTCGACGACGGGTGATCTGTACCGGAATTACCGGGAGGGGGCGTTCAGTGCTCCCGTTGCCGTTCCGCCGCCGCTTTTCGACTGTTCACCGGAAACATCGCCGTTTGCCGGAACAGGCCCGGCTCTGATGGTACAGGAGTCGCTGCTGACCCCGTCGGCGGATGAGCCGGCCATCGCCGACGAGCAGAACCCGGTCGCACCGGAGAAAGAGCCGAAAATCTGGCAGCTGCACAACAAGTACATTATCTGCCAGATCAAGACCGGGCTGATGATTATCGATCAGCACGTGGCGCACGAGCGTGTGCTTTACGAGCGCGCCATCGACGTGATGAACGAGGCGGCGCCGAACTCTCAGCAGTTGCTGTTTCCGCAGAAGATCGACCTTAAACCGTGGCAGTACGAGGTTTTCGAGGAGATCAGTGACGAGTTGTACAGGCTTGGCTTTAACATCCGGCCTTTTGGCGGAATGAGCGTCATGATCGAGGGGGTGCCGCCTGATGTGCGCGATGGTGCGGAGGCAACGATCTTGCAGGACATGATTGCCGAGTATCAGGAGAATGCCGCGAAGCTGAAGCTCGAAAAGCGCGACAACCTCGCCAAATCGTACTCCTGCCGCAACGCTATCATGACCGGCCAGAAACTCGGCGTCGAGGAGATGCGGATGCTCATCGACCGCCTCTTCGCCACCCGGATGCCCTACGTCTGTCCGCATGGCAGGCCAGTGATCATCAGGCTTTCACTTGGCGAACTTGACCGTATGTTCGGAAGAACATAG